The following are from one region of the Chromobacterium phragmitis genome:
- a CDS encoding phage major capsid protein, P2 family, with translation MRNETRPLYEAFAAQVAKLNGVATAEKSFSVTPAIQQKLESRIQLSSAFLGMINIFPVTDLEAEKLGLGVLGPIAGRTKTSASKKRQPRSMADFVSGKYRCEKTDFDTAIPYAQIDMWAKFADFQTRLRDAIVKQQALDRIMIGFNGISVEEDTDRVANPLLQDVNKGWLQQYRENAAARVMKEVKKDSGKVLIGPGVATEDGYKNLDALVFDATNNLIHEVFAEHPDLVVVVGRDLLADKYFPILNKDNAPTEQLAADVVISQKRIGNLPAVRVPFFPAGKMLITPLSNLSIYYQEGGRRRHLREEPDYNQVANYESSNDAYVVECYEAGCLIENIELVA, from the coding sequence ATGCGAAACGAAACCCGCCCGCTATACGAAGCCTTTGCCGCCCAGGTCGCCAAACTGAACGGCGTGGCCACCGCCGAGAAGTCCTTCTCGGTCACCCCCGCCATCCAGCAAAAACTGGAAAGCCGGATCCAGCTCTCCAGCGCCTTCCTCGGCATGATTAACATTTTCCCCGTGACGGATCTGGAGGCCGAAAAGCTCGGCCTCGGCGTGCTCGGCCCCATCGCCGGGCGCACCAAAACCAGCGCCAGCAAGAAACGCCAGCCTCGTTCCATGGCCGACTTCGTATCCGGCAAATACCGCTGCGAAAAAACCGACTTCGATACGGCCATTCCCTACGCGCAAATCGACATGTGGGCCAAGTTCGCGGACTTCCAAACCCGGCTGCGCGATGCCATCGTCAAACAACAAGCGCTGGACCGCATCATGATTGGTTTCAATGGCATCTCCGTCGAAGAAGACACCGACCGCGTGGCCAACCCGCTACTGCAAGACGTCAACAAGGGCTGGCTGCAGCAATACCGCGAAAATGCCGCGGCGCGCGTGATGAAGGAAGTGAAGAAAGACTCTGGCAAAGTGCTGATCGGCCCCGGCGTCGCGACTGAGGATGGCTACAAAAACCTCGACGCTCTGGTCTTCGACGCCACCAACAACCTGATTCATGAAGTGTTCGCCGAACACCCGGATCTGGTCGTAGTGGTCGGCCGCGATCTGCTGGCCGACAAGTACTTCCCCATCCTCAATAAGGACAATGCGCCCACCGAGCAACTAGCCGCCGACGTAGTCATCAGCCAAAAGCGCATCGGCAATCTGCCCGCCGTGCGCGTGCCGTTCTTCCCGGCAGGAAAAATGCTGATCACCCCTCTGTCCAACCTCTCCATCTACTACCAGGAAGGGGGGCGCCGCCGCCACCTCCGCGAAGAGCCGGACTACAACCAAGTGGCCAACTACGAATCGAGCAACGACGCATACGTCGTCGAGTGCTACGAAGCAGGTTGCCTGATCGAAAACATTGAGCTGGTGGCCTGA
- a CDS encoding tail protein X translates to MRVAARQGDTVDLICHRHYGRTAGVTEAVYAANPSLADIGPTLPIGTPVNLPDLTTQPAEAIRQLVNLWD, encoded by the coding sequence ATGCGCGTCGCCGCGCGACAAGGCGACACCGTCGACTTGATCTGCCACCGCCACTATGGCCGCACAGCCGGCGTCACCGAGGCGGTCTACGCCGCCAACCCCAGCCTGGCCGACATCGGCCCGACGCTGCCGATCGGCACCCCGGTCAACCTGCCCGACCTCACCACCCAACCAGCTGAAGCCATCCGGCAACTGGTCAATCTTTGGGACTGA
- a CDS encoding TraR/DksA family transcriptional regulator has translation MTDIFDQAQALELRQREEALARQAAKQRGGASFSHCEDCGDEIPPLRREKAAGCTRCAPCQSDHEKASRR, from the coding sequence ATGACCGACATCTTTGACCAAGCCCAGGCGTTGGAGCTGCGCCAGCGCGAGGAAGCGCTCGCCCGGCAGGCCGCCAAGCAGCGCGGCGGCGCCAGCTTCAGCCACTGCGAGGATTGCGGCGACGAGATCCCGCCGCTGCGCCGCGAGAAAGCGGCCGGCTGCACCCGCTGCGCGCCATGCCAATCCGACCACGAGAAAGCCAGCCGCCGATGA
- a CDS encoding terminase ATPase subunit family protein, protein MSEISFPHVPELDPRRVARALYWQGWRIARIAEHLGEKASTLHSWKRRDAWDESDPTERIASTIEARLQQLILKERKEGCDYKEIDLLGRQVERLARVGKYQQTGREADLNPNIASRNAAPKRPPAKNAIGEEQIERLRQAFMDSMFGYQRHWHRAGFVERIRNLLKSRQIGATFYFAREALMDALDTGRNQIFLSASKAQAFQFRSYIVDFAKEADVELKGDVIKLPNAAELMFLGTNGRTAQSYHGNLYLDEYFWIPRYKELRKVASGMASQKRWRQTYFSTPSAMSHEAYPFWTGEQYNRGRPKAEQIRLDISHAALAAGRHCEDGQWRQIVTIEDALASGCDLFDLDQLRLEYSPEEFAQLFLCQFIDDGASVFSFSLMQRCMVDSWEVWEDWKPFSPRPFGNKPVWVGYDPSSTGDSAALVVLAPPAAPGGKFRILERHLFKGADFAGQAEFIRQTCSRYEVAYIGIDTSGLGVGVHQLVKQFRPDAQAFTYNVELKTRMVLKALDVISSGRLEFDAGSTDIAASFMAIKKTMTASGRQVTYQAGRSEETSHSDIAWATMHALFNEPLEGATAANSGFMEFC, encoded by the coding sequence ATGAGTGAAATTTCCTTTCCGCATGTTCCCGAATTGGACCCGCGCCGCGTGGCCCGGGCTTTGTATTGGCAGGGCTGGCGCATCGCGCGCATTGCCGAGCATCTGGGCGAGAAGGCGTCCACGCTGCACAGCTGGAAGCGGCGCGACGCGTGGGATGAGTCAGACCCGACCGAGCGCATCGCGTCGACCATCGAGGCGCGGCTGCAGCAGTTGATCCTGAAGGAGCGCAAGGAGGGATGCGATTACAAGGAGATTGACCTGCTGGGGCGGCAGGTGGAGCGCCTGGCGCGGGTGGGCAAGTACCAGCAGACCGGGCGCGAGGCGGATCTCAACCCGAACATCGCCAGCCGCAATGCGGCGCCGAAGCGGCCGCCGGCCAAGAACGCGATCGGCGAGGAGCAGATTGAGCGGCTGCGCCAGGCGTTCATGGACAGCATGTTCGGCTACCAGCGGCACTGGCATCGCGCCGGCTTTGTCGAGCGGATCCGCAACCTGCTCAAGTCGCGCCAAATCGGCGCGACGTTCTACTTCGCACGAGAGGCGCTGATGGATGCGCTGGACACTGGGCGAAACCAGATTTTCCTCTCCGCCTCGAAGGCGCAGGCTTTCCAGTTCCGGTCATATATCGTGGACTTCGCCAAGGAGGCGGATGTCGAGCTCAAGGGCGACGTGATCAAGCTGCCGAACGCGGCGGAGTTGATGTTCTTGGGGACCAACGGCCGCACCGCGCAGTCTTACCACGGCAATTTGTATCTGGACGAATACTTCTGGATTCCCCGCTACAAGGAGCTGCGCAAGGTGGCGTCGGGCATGGCGTCGCAGAAGCGCTGGCGCCAGACCTACTTTTCGACGCCGTCGGCGATGTCGCATGAGGCCTATCCGTTCTGGACCGGCGAGCAGTACAACCGCGGGCGGCCGAAGGCGGAGCAGATCCGGCTGGACATCAGCCATGCGGCGCTGGCGGCGGGCCGGCATTGCGAGGATGGCCAGTGGCGGCAGATCGTGACGATCGAGGATGCGCTGGCCAGCGGCTGCGATCTGTTCGATCTGGACCAACTGCGGCTGGAGTACAGCCCGGAGGAGTTTGCCCAGCTGTTCTTGTGCCAGTTCATCGACGATGGCGCGAGCGTGTTCTCGTTCAGCTTGATGCAGCGCTGCATGGTGGACAGCTGGGAGGTGTGGGAAGACTGGAAGCCGTTCTCGCCGCGTCCGTTCGGCAACAAGCCGGTGTGGGTGGGCTATGACCCGAGCAGCACCGGCGACAGCGCGGCGCTGGTGGTGCTGGCGCCGCCGGCTGCGCCGGGCGGCAAGTTCCGCATCCTGGAGCGCCATCTGTTCAAGGGCGCGGACTTTGCCGGCCAGGCGGAGTTCATCCGCCAGACCTGCTCCCGCTATGAGGTGGCCTACATCGGCATCGACACGTCGGGCTTGGGCGTGGGCGTGCACCAGCTGGTGAAGCAGTTCCGCCCGGATGCGCAGGCCTTCACCTACAACGTGGAGCTGAAAACGCGGATGGTGCTGAAGGCGCTGGACGTGATCAGCAGCGGCCGGCTGGAGTTCGACGCCGGCAGCACGGACATCGCGGCCAGCTTCATGGCGATCAAGAAGACCATGACGGCGTCCGGCCGCCAGGTCACCTATCAAGCGGGCCGGTCCGAGGAGACCAGCCATTCCGACATCGCATGGGCGACCATGCACGCCCTTTTCAACGAACCGCTGGAGGGGGCGACCGCGGCCAACTCCGGCTTCATGGAGTTTTGCTGA
- a CDS encoding putative holin, whose amino-acid sequence MAEPASTSATYAAVAGASLLAMFPGLDAGAVLGAFAGAAVFVMSSNELGVGKKLVFLALAFVAGLIAAPMATTLLATMLPARVQVSAGVGALLASALVIKVLIRLINKADSMDLLTGMKGGGK is encoded by the coding sequence ATGGCTGAACCCGCCTCCACTTCCGCCACCTATGCCGCCGTCGCCGGCGCCAGCCTGCTCGCCATGTTCCCCGGCCTGGATGCCGGAGCCGTGCTCGGCGCGTTCGCTGGCGCGGCGGTGTTCGTCATGTCCAGCAACGAGCTCGGTGTAGGCAAAAAGCTGGTCTTCCTTGCCCTCGCCTTCGTCGCCGGCCTCATCGCCGCGCCCATGGCCACCACCTTGTTGGCCACGATGCTGCCTGCGCGCGTCCAAGTCTCCGCCGGCGTCGGCGCGCTGCTGGCCAGCGCGCTGGTGATCAAGGTGCTGATCCGCCTGATCAACAAAGCGGATTCGATGGACTTGCTGACTGGAATGAAAGGAGGCGGCAAATGA
- a CDS encoding phage holin family protein — protein MTALTAALSIACCLRLILFSRRGAAHRPWASALAYLLIVAFGALAIAPLLGQPAAAGWAQLLINIVFAAALFSVGGNVVELFRPASDSRPSLILRILRRETWI, from the coding sequence ATGACCGCCCTCACTGCCGCGCTCAGCATCGCCTGCTGCCTGCGGCTCATCCTGTTCTCCCGCCGCGGCGCCGCGCACAGGCCATGGGCCAGCGCGCTGGCCTACTTGCTGATCGTCGCCTTCGGCGCGCTGGCCATCGCCCCCCTGCTCGGCCAGCCGGCCGCCGCCGGCTGGGCGCAGCTGCTGATCAATATCGTGTTCGCCGCGGCGCTGTTTTCGGTCGGCGGCAATGTCGTCGAGCTGTTCCGGCCGGCCAGCGACAGCCGGCCGTCCCTCATCCTGCGCATTCTCCGGAGAGAAACATGGATCTGA
- a CDS encoding phage portal protein has translation MGDHARPFQRTAGGGDRGQLRLHGVLLMIKRRRFKPSTPEASPVATSGPIGGVESFTFGDPTPVLDRREILDYAECLNAGRWYEPPISWEGLARSWRASVHHNSAIAVKRNVLTSTFRPHPLLSRSAFQQLVQDYLVFGNLYCEKVKNRLGGVLALDPSPAKFTRRGVDLSSYWWVPGWNQEHELGEVFHLLEHDINQEVYGLPEYLAALNSAWLNESATLFRRRYYLNGSHAGFILYMTDAAQNPADIDAMRKALKESKGPGNFRNVFLYAPNGKKDGVQVIPISEVAAKDEFFNIKNTTRDDVLAAHRVPPQLMGIIPNNTGGFGDAGKAARVFYENEIVPLQARFEELNEWVGERVVGFGEYALAVEAS, from the coding sequence ATGGGCGACCATGCACGCCCTTTTCAACGAACCGCTGGAGGGGGCGACCGCGGCCAACTCCGGCTTCATGGAGTTTTGCTGATGATCAAGCGTCGCAGGTTCAAACCATCCACGCCCGAGGCGAGTCCAGTGGCGACATCGGGCCCCATTGGCGGCGTCGAGTCCTTCACCTTTGGCGACCCGACGCCGGTGCTCGACCGGCGCGAGATCTTGGACTACGCCGAGTGCCTGAACGCGGGCCGGTGGTACGAGCCGCCGATCAGTTGGGAGGGCTTGGCGCGCAGTTGGCGGGCGTCGGTGCACCACAACAGCGCGATCGCGGTGAAACGCAACGTGTTGACCAGCACGTTCCGGCCGCATCCGCTGCTGTCGCGCTCGGCGTTCCAGCAGCTGGTGCAGGACTATCTGGTGTTCGGCAACCTGTACTGCGAGAAGGTGAAGAACCGGCTGGGCGGCGTGCTGGCGCTGGATCCGTCGCCGGCCAAGTTCACGCGCCGCGGGGTGGATCTCTCTTCCTACTGGTGGGTGCCGGGCTGGAACCAGGAGCACGAGCTGGGCGAGGTGTTCCATCTGCTGGAGCACGACATCAACCAGGAGGTGTACGGGCTGCCGGAGTATCTGGCCGCGCTGAACAGCGCCTGGCTGAATGAGTCGGCGACGCTGTTCCGCCGCCGCTATTACCTCAACGGCTCGCACGCGGGCTTCATCCTGTACATGACCGACGCGGCGCAGAATCCGGCGGACATCGACGCGATGCGCAAGGCGCTGAAGGAGTCGAAGGGGCCGGGGAATTTTCGGAACGTGTTCCTCTACGCGCCCAACGGCAAGAAGGACGGCGTGCAGGTGATCCCGATCAGCGAGGTGGCCGCGAAGGATGAGTTCTTCAACATCAAGAACACCACCCGGGACGATGTCCTGGCCGCCCACCGCGTGCCGCCGCAGCTGATGGGGATCATCCCGAACAATACCGGCGGCTTCGGCGACGCGGGCAAGGCCGCGCGGGTGTTCTATGAGAACGAGATCGTGCCGCTGCAGGCGCGATTCGAGGAGCTGAATGAGTGGGTGGGGGAGAGGGTGGTGGGGTTTGGGGAGTATGCGTTGGCGGTGGAGGCTTCCTGA
- a CDS encoding YbdK family carboxylate-amine ligase has translation MLEFTQSQPLTLGVELELMILNRRDYNLTRGSDDLLLQVDRKPHGFDIKPEITQGMIEIGTAVHSDVNAMLEELLAIRKLLVDSAHKLNLGLAGGGAHPFQHWDDQRIYPKERYQLVSELYGYLAKQFTVYGQHIHIGCPDGDAAVRLTHYLARYIPHFIALSASSPFYQGVDTSFQTSRLTSVNAFPLSGCMPVVDSWSAFNDYFERMEALGIVASMKDFYWDIRPKPEYGTVEIRICDTPLSIETPVLLAAYAQMLARRCFEEEWNDICSEPYLTYSYNRFQACRFGFDGVMVDARTKQQQGLQEDLLDTLRALEPHAEALGSQRQLAALRQRALKCHSDSRWLRQIFEQSGSLSEVVRRQSEHWMYAEPGVGVN, from the coding sequence ATGCTTGAATTCACCCAAAGCCAGCCGCTCACCCTGGGCGTGGAGCTGGAGCTGATGATTCTGAACCGCCGCGACTATAACCTGACCCGCGGTTCCGACGACCTGTTGCTGCAAGTCGACCGCAAGCCGCACGGCTTCGACATCAAGCCCGAAATCACCCAGGGCATGATAGAGATCGGCACCGCCGTCCACAGCGACGTCAACGCGATGCTGGAAGAGCTGCTCGCCATCCGCAAACTGCTGGTGGACAGCGCCCACAAGCTGAACCTGGGACTGGCCGGCGGCGGCGCCCACCCGTTCCAACACTGGGACGACCAGCGCATCTACCCCAAAGAGCGCTACCAGCTGGTGTCCGAGCTCTACGGCTACCTGGCCAAGCAGTTCACCGTTTACGGCCAGCACATCCACATCGGTTGCCCCGATGGCGACGCCGCGGTGCGGCTCACCCACTACCTGGCCCGCTACATCCCGCACTTCATCGCGCTGTCGGCATCCTCCCCGTTCTATCAGGGCGTGGACACTTCGTTCCAAACCTCGCGCCTGACCAGCGTCAACGCCTTCCCGCTGTCCGGCTGCATGCCGGTGGTGGATAGCTGGAGCGCGTTCAACGACTACTTCGAGCGGATGGAGGCGCTGGGCATCGTCGCCAGCATGAAGGACTTTTACTGGGACATCCGCCCCAAACCGGAGTACGGCACCGTGGAGATCCGCATCTGCGACACGCCGCTGTCCATCGAAACCCCGGTGCTGCTGGCCGCCTACGCCCAGATGCTGGCGCGGCGCTGCTTCGAGGAAGAGTGGAACGACATCTGCTCCGAACCCTACCTCACCTACAGCTACAACCGCTTCCAAGCCTGCCGCTTCGGCTTCGACGGCGTGATGGTGGACGCCCGCACCAAACAACAGCAAGGCCTGCAGGAAGACCTGCTGGACACGCTGCGCGCGCTGGAGCCGCATGCCGAGGCCCTGGGCAGCCAACGCCAACTGGCCGCGCTGAGGCAGCGGGCGCTGAAATGCCACAGCGACAGCCGCTGGCTGCGGCAGATCTTCGAGCAAAGCGGCTCGCTGAGCGAGGTGGTGCGCCGCCAGAGCGAGCACTGGATGTACGCCGAACCGGGAGTGGGCGTAAACTGA
- a CDS encoding GPO family capsid scaffolding protein has protein sequence MAGKSKKFCIATEGATTDGRVIERAWLEQMAKNYDPKLYGARINMEHIKGFTSDSPFRRYGDVLALNVDEGADGKLRLYAVIDPTDDLVAMTQARQKVYSSMEVNPKFADTGEAYLVGLAVTDDPASLGTEMLQFSASAKNNPLAKRKADPDNLFTEAVEFSLEMEDEHPGKALLEGFSAKIKTLLGGARKTADANFSEIQQAVELIADSQKQVLEQFAALSSNQTEHQAQKEQLQKLSADHAKLVQTLSQQPSAKPRDRTPGGDTSAAVTDC, from the coding sequence ATGGCAGGCAAGTCCAAAAAGTTCTGCATCGCCACCGAAGGCGCTACCACCGATGGCCGCGTCATCGAGCGCGCCTGGCTGGAGCAGATGGCCAAAAACTACGACCCCAAGCTCTACGGCGCGCGCATCAACATGGAGCACATAAAAGGCTTCACCTCCGACAGCCCGTTCCGCCGCTACGGCGACGTGTTGGCGCTCAACGTCGACGAAGGCGCCGACGGCAAGTTGCGGTTGTACGCCGTCATCGATCCCACCGACGACCTGGTCGCCATGACCCAGGCCCGCCAGAAGGTTTACTCCTCCATGGAGGTCAACCCCAAGTTCGCCGACACCGGCGAGGCCTATCTGGTCGGCCTGGCCGTCACCGACGACCCAGCCAGCCTCGGCACCGAGATGCTGCAGTTCAGCGCCAGCGCCAAAAACAACCCGCTGGCCAAGCGCAAGGCAGATCCCGACAACCTGTTCACCGAAGCGGTCGAGTTCAGTCTGGAGATGGAAGACGAGCATCCCGGCAAGGCCCTGCTGGAGGGCTTCAGCGCCAAGATCAAGACCCTGCTCGGCGGCGCCAGGAAAACCGCCGACGCCAACTTCAGCGAAATCCAGCAAGCGGTGGAGCTGATCGCCGACAGCCAGAAGCAAGTGCTGGAGCAGTTCGCGGCGCTGTCCTCCAACCAGACCGAACATCAGGCGCAAAAGGAACAGCTGCAGAAACTCTCCGCCGACCACGCCAAGCTGGTGCAAACCCTCAGCCAACAACCGTCCGCCAAACCGCGCGACCGCACCCCAGGCGGAGACACTAGTGCCGCAGTAACCGACTGCTGA
- a CDS encoding head completion/stabilization protein gives MLIQPAKPSGGANESASIRSGSFWPEVDPIAARAAMRLDGTVTAERLRSALIEAIASVNSQLADWRRLAQDAGNASLHAVPADEIDGQSIQVQRWQRAVQCLAAANLTERYRSFDSTAAGHKQADELGTAIDDLRRDGRWAISDILGLGRSTVELI, from the coding sequence ATGCTGATCCAACCCGCAAAACCATCCGGCGGCGCCAACGAAAGCGCGTCGATCCGTTCCGGCAGCTTCTGGCCCGAGGTCGATCCCATCGCCGCCCGCGCCGCGATGAGGCTGGACGGCACGGTCACCGCGGAGCGGCTGCGCAGCGCGCTGATCGAGGCGATCGCCAGTGTCAACAGTCAGTTGGCCGACTGGCGCCGCCTTGCGCAAGATGCCGGAAACGCCAGCTTGCACGCGGTGCCGGCTGACGAGATCGACGGCCAGTCCATCCAGGTACAGCGCTGGCAGCGCGCGGTGCAGTGCCTGGCCGCGGCCAACCTGACCGAACGCTATCGCAGCTTCGACAGCACCGCCGCCGGGCACAAGCAGGCCGACGAACTCGGCACCGCCATCGACGATCTGCGCCGCGACGGACGCTGGGCCATCAGCGACATCCTCGGCCTCGGTCGCAGCACCGTGGAGTTGATCTGA
- the gpM gene encoding phage terminase small subunit — protein sequence MTSPARAHFLRACAAEASVSAAAGQPLQATQYELMLLKLAEDRRRLKDIQSMEAKAELKRQLLPEYAPWIDGALSAGGGAQDAVLMAVMVWRIDAGDYGGAMDIAAYAIQHKLAMPDNYQRTTGAVIAEEVADAAKRARDGKQPFDLAILQRAMALTEATDMHDQIRAKLHKELGLLLAETDKSDALRQLQRATQLFDKVGVRKEIEKLERELKNADAARQGGG from the coding sequence ATGACCAGCCCTGCCCGCGCCCACTTCCTGCGTGCCTGCGCCGCCGAGGCATCCGTCTCGGCGGCTGCCGGCCAGCCACTCCAAGCCACGCAATACGAGCTGATGCTGCTCAAGCTCGCCGAAGACCGCCGCCGGCTGAAAGACATCCAGTCCATGGAAGCCAAGGCCGAGCTCAAGCGCCAGTTGTTGCCGGAATACGCGCCATGGATCGACGGCGCGCTGTCCGCAGGAGGCGGCGCCCAGGACGCCGTGCTGATGGCCGTCATGGTCTGGCGGATCGACGCCGGCGACTACGGCGGCGCGATGGACATCGCCGCCTACGCCATCCAGCACAAGCTGGCCATGCCCGACAACTACCAGCGGACAACCGGCGCGGTCATCGCCGAAGAAGTGGCTGATGCCGCCAAACGCGCCCGCGACGGCAAACAGCCCTTCGACCTCGCCATTCTGCAGCGGGCGATGGCCCTCACCGAGGCCACCGACATGCACGACCAGATCCGCGCCAAATTGCACAAGGAACTGGGCCTACTGCTGGCGGAGACAGACAAGTCCGACGCCTTGCGGCAGCTGCAGCGCGCCACCCAGCTGTTCGACAAGGTGGGCGTCAGGAAGGAAATCGAAAAGCTCGAACGCGAGCTGAAGAACGCGGACGCCGCCCGGCAGGGCGGCGGCTGA
- the lysC gene encoding Rz1-like lysis system protein LysC (LysC is an Rz1-like component of a phage lytic system, substantially overlapping although not fully embedded in the gene for the Rz-like LysB component.), whose product MKTKTPNAGAILVCLTLLPACSTPPAPQAIPPARPILLQACAPVTACQPPAGSPRTNRQLAQTLQAARAALEICAAQVEAIAACQQRAASQRP is encoded by the coding sequence ATGAAGACCAAGACGCCAAACGCTGGGGCGATACTCGTCTGCCTGACGCTGTTGCCCGCCTGCTCGACGCCGCCCGCGCCGCAGGCGATCCCGCCGGCGCGCCCGATCCTGCTGCAAGCCTGCGCGCCGGTGACGGCATGCCAGCCGCCGGCCGGCAGCCCGAGAACCAACCGCCAGCTAGCGCAAACGCTGCAGGCGGCCCGAGCCGCCCTTGAGATCTGCGCCGCCCAGGTGGAAGCCATCGCCGCCTGCCAGCAACGCGCCGCGAGCCAACGCCCATGA
- a CDS encoding N-acetylmuramidase domain-containing protein, whose product MDLILKKGDHGIAVQELQHKLNTQGAALSVDGWFGDATEAAIAIVQRRAGLVVDGVAGPKTMEALRGEDKIARLRESDLQAAADRLGVPIFCIKAVNDVESRGSGFLADGRPAILLERHIAYRQATAAGMDAEGLAIRFPKLLSRARGGYVGGAAEWVRFDSLRSVTSQAIAVEACSWGLFQIMGFHWRALGYAGALDFQQAMTAGEDKQLDAFTRFIAADPALLKALKAKKWTDFARLYNGPAFAENLYDAKLAAAYLKAERLAA is encoded by the coding sequence ATGGATCTGATCCTCAAGAAAGGCGATCACGGCATTGCCGTCCAGGAGCTGCAGCACAAGCTCAACACCCAGGGCGCCGCGCTGTCGGTGGACGGCTGGTTTGGCGACGCCACCGAGGCGGCCATCGCCATCGTGCAACGCCGGGCGGGACTGGTGGTGGATGGCGTGGCCGGGCCGAAGACGATGGAAGCGCTGCGCGGCGAGGACAAGATCGCCCGGCTGCGGGAAAGCGACCTGCAGGCCGCGGCCGACCGTCTCGGCGTGCCGATCTTCTGCATCAAGGCCGTCAACGATGTCGAATCCCGCGGCAGTGGTTTCCTGGCGGATGGCCGCCCGGCCATTCTGCTCGAGCGTCACATCGCCTACCGGCAAGCCACGGCGGCGGGCATGGACGCCGAAGGCCTCGCCATCCGGTTCCCCAAGCTGCTCAGCCGCGCCCGCGGCGGCTATGTCGGCGGCGCCGCGGAATGGGTCCGCTTCGACAGCCTGCGCAGCGTTACCAGCCAGGCCATCGCCGTGGAGGCCTGCAGCTGGGGCCTGTTCCAGATCATGGGCTTCCACTGGCGGGCGCTGGGCTATGCCGGTGCGCTGGATTTCCAGCAAGCCATGACGGCGGGGGAGGACAAACAGCTGGACGCCTTCACCCGCTTCATCGCCGCGGATCCGGCGCTGCTCAAGGCGCTGAAGGCCAAGAAGTGGACCGACTTCGCGCGGCTGTACAACGGCCCGGCGTTTGCCGAGAACCTGTACGACGCCAAGCTGGCCGCCGCTTACCTCAAGGCGGAAAGGCTGGCAGCATGA
- the nudC gene encoding NAD(+) diphosphatase, which translates to MPFELPQQPAPELPARWCVFNGSLLWLLDQQLPARPPVDSPLTGQRFLGVHEGCNLFMAELVGPPPAEGEWLPLRPALLAMPLPQVQAAARAAQLRQFFRSHRFCGHCATPLAISSDQLGRLCPSCGQVYYPRISPAMMVLVHRGRELLLARSPHFAPGVYSALAGFVEPGETLEECVHRETLEEVGVRVKNLKYAFSQSWPFPHSLMLAFTAEYESGDILPQEGEIEDASWFDIDALPSLPTPISIARRLVDHTCGWLRSQNA; encoded by the coding sequence ATGCCCTTCGAACTTCCGCAACAACCGGCGCCGGAACTGCCTGCGCGCTGGTGCGTATTCAACGGCAGCCTGCTGTGGCTGCTCGACCAGCAACTGCCTGCCCGCCCGCCTGTCGACAGCCCGCTGACCGGCCAACGCTTCCTCGGCGTTCACGAGGGCTGCAATCTGTTCATGGCGGAGCTGGTCGGACCGCCTCCTGCGGAAGGCGAATGGCTGCCGCTGCGGCCGGCCTTGCTGGCCATGCCGTTGCCCCAGGTGCAGGCGGCGGCCCGCGCCGCCCAACTGCGCCAATTCTTCCGCAGCCATCGCTTCTGCGGCCACTGCGCCACGCCGCTGGCCATCAGCAGCGACCAGTTGGGCCGGCTTTGCCCCAGCTGCGGCCAGGTCTACTACCCGCGCATCTCTCCGGCGATGATGGTGCTGGTCCACCGCGGCCGGGAACTGCTGCTGGCCCGCAGCCCCCACTTCGCGCCCGGCGTCTACAGCGCGTTGGCTGGCTTTGTCGAACCCGGCGAAACGCTGGAAGAATGCGTGCATCGCGAAACCCTGGAGGAAGTCGGCGTCCGAGTGAAAAATCTGAAATACGCCTTCTCCCAATCCTGGCCCTTCCCCCACTCGCTGATGCTGGCCTTCACCGCAGAATACGAAAGCGGCGACATCCTTCCCCAGGAAGGCGAAATCGAGGACGCGAGCTGGTTCGACATCGACGCGCTGCCCTCGCTTCCCACGCCGATCTCCATCGCTCGCCGGCTGGTTGATCACACCTGCGGCTGGCTGAGAAGCCAAAATGCGTGA